Proteins co-encoded in one Acipenser ruthenus chromosome 3, fAciRut3.2 maternal haplotype, whole genome shotgun sequence genomic window:
- the LOC117394951 gene encoding carbonic anhydrase-like translates to MAHSWGYDVENGPDKWGDHFPIANGPRQSPIDVVPSQAQYDASLTPLSIQYDPATAKGILNNGHSFQVDFVDSEDRSVLKGGPVSGTYRLRQFHFHWGSSDEHGSEHTVQGVKYPAELHLVHWNSGKYPSFGESAAQPDGLAVVGVFLKIGNANPYLQKIIDAFDAIKEKGKQTSFSDFNPATLLPGSLDFWTYDGSLTTPPLLESVTWIVLKETISVSAEQMARFRSLLFTGDGEAPCHMVDNYRPPQPLKQRSVRASFK, encoded by the exons ATGGCACATTCGTGGGGATATGATGTCGAGAACG ggCCAGATAAATGGGGTGATCATTTCCCAATTGCAAATGGACCCAGGCAGTCCCCCATCGATGTAGTCCCGTCACAAGCACAGTATGATGCATCTCTTACACCCCTCAGCATTCAATACGATCCTGCCACTGCTAAAGGCATTCTGAACAATGGGCATTCCTTCCAGGTTGACTTCGTGGATAGTGAAGATCGCTCAG TGCTTAAAGGAGGACCAGTCTCTGGAACCTACCGACTGCGTCAGTTTCACTTTCACTGGGGATCCTCAGATGAACATGGCTCAGAGCACACTGTGCAAGGGGTGAAGTACCCTGCAGAG CTTCACTTGGTTCACTGGAATTCTGGAAAGTATCCAAGTTTTGGCGAATCTGCAGCACAGCCTGATGGTTTGGCTGTTGTTGGTGTATTTCTGAAG ATTGGTAATGCCAATCCATATTTGCAGAAAATCATTGATGCTTTTGATGCAATTAAAGAAAAG GGGAAGCAAACCTCTTTCTCTGACTTCAATCCAGCAACTCTGCTCCCGGGCTCCCTGGATTTCTGGACCTATGATGGctcactgaccacaccccctctgCTTGAGAGTGTGACCTGGATCGTCCTCAAGGAGACTATTTCTGTCAGCGCTGAGCAG ATGGCCAGGTTCCGTAGCCTCCTGTTTACAGGGGATGGTGAAGCACCCTGCCACATGGTGGACAACTACCGCCCACCACAGCCTCTGAAGCAGAGGAGTGTCAGAGCCTCTTTCAAATGA
- the LOC117394952 gene encoding ribosomal biogenesis factor, which translates to MPHLYSQGCGPTYHPDRPSSSRQFWREGNMAKNRSKGQKQKNVFQVANKNAKPKNKTKPVATSLKKIKVGNSDKVDNMNTVFTEVQREVKSISKCTAQEPRRQLQVTKPAPVEILNMDATAQLFSQL; encoded by the exons ATGCCCCACCTATATAGCCAGGGTTGTGGTCCCACCTACCACCCGGATCGACCCTCCAGCTCCCGCCAATTCTGGAGAGAG ggaaacatgGCTAAAAACAGATCAAAAGGGCAGAAGCAGAAAAATGTCTTTCAAGTAGCCAATAAAAACgctaaaccaaaaaataaaacaaagcctgTTGCAACAAGCCTTAAAAAG ATAAAAGTTGGCAATAGTGACAAGGTCGACAACatgaatacagtatttacagaagTACAAAGGGAAGTCAAGAGCATATCGAAATGCACAGCCCAGGAACCAAGACGGCAGCTTCAG GTCACAAAACCAGCACCTGTCGAAATCCTCAACATGGATGCAACTGCCCAGCTGTTTTCTCAGTTATAG